A window from Urocitellus parryii isolate mUroPar1 chromosome 1, mUroPar1.hap1, whole genome shotgun sequence encodes these proteins:
- the Cyp20a1 gene encoding cytochrome P450 20A1 — translation MLDFAIFAVTFLLALVGAVLYLYPASRQAAGIPGITPTEEKDGNLPDIVNNGSLHEFLVGLHERYGPVVSFWFGRRLVVSLGTVDVLKQHINPNKTLDPFETMLKSLLKYQSDNGSGSENHLRKKLYENSVTKSLQSNFALLLKLSEELLDKWLSYPETQHVPLSQHMLGFAMKSVTQIVMGSTFEDDQEVIRFQKNHGTVWSEIGKGFLDGSLDKSATRKKQYEDALMQLESVLKKIIKERKGRNFSQHIFIDSLVQGNLNDQQVLEDSMIFSLAGCIITAKLCTWAICFLTTSEEVQRKLHEEVDQVFGKDPITPEKIEHLRYCRQVLCETVRTAKLTPVSARLQDIEGKINQFIIPKETLVLYALGVVLQDPNTWPSPHKFDPDRFDDESAMKTFSLLGFSGTQECPELRFAYMVTTVLLSVLVKRLHLLSVEGQVIETKYELVTSSREEAWITVTKRH, via the exons gctTCCAGACAGGCTGCAGGAATTCCAGGGATTACTCCAACTGAAGAAAA AGATGGTAATCTTCCAGATATAGTGAACAATGGAAGTTTGCACGAGTTCCTGGTTGGTTTGCATGAGAGATATGGGCCTGTGGTTTCTTTCTGGTTTGGCAGGCGTCTTGTGGTTAGTTTGGGCACTGTGGATGTACTGAAGCAGCATATCAACCCCAATAAGACAT TGGACCCTTTTGAAACCATGCTAAAGTCATTATTGAAATACCAATCTGACAATGGGAGTGGAAGTGAAAACCATCTGAGGAAAAAATTGTATGAAAATAGTGTGACTAAGTCTCTGCAGAGTAATTTTGCTCTCCTCCTGAAG ctTTCAGAAGAATTATTAGATAAATGGCTCTCCTACCCAGAGACCCAGCATGTACCCCTCAGCCAGCATATGCTTGGTTTTGCTATGAAGTCTGTTACACAGATAGTAATGGGTAGTACATTTGAAGATGACCAGGAAGTCATTCGCTTCCAAAAGAATCATGGCACA GTTTGGTCTGAGATTGGAAAAGGCTTTCTAGATGGGTCACTTGATAAAAGTGCAACTCGGAAAAAACAATATGAAGATG CCCTCATGCAATTGGAAtctgttttaaagaaaatcataaaagaacGAAAAGGAAGGAACTTCAGTCAACATATTTTCATTGACTCCTTAGTACAGGGAAACCTTAACGACCAACAG GTCCTAGAAGACAGTATGATATTTTCTCTGGCTGGTTGCATAATAACTGCGAAAT TGTGCACCTGGGCAATCTGTTTTTTAACAACTTCTGAAGAAGTTCAAAGAAAACTACATGAAGAGGTAGACCAAGTATTTGGGAAGGATCCTATTACTCCAGAGAAAATTGAGCATCTCAG atattgTCGGCAAGTGCTTTGTGAAACTGTTAGGACTGCCAAATTGACCCCAGTTTCTGCCCGGCTTCAAGATATTGAAGGAAAAATTAACCAATTTATTATTCCTAAAGAG actcttGTTCTTTATGCCCTTGGTGTGGTACTTCAGGATCCTAATACTTGGCCATCACCACACAA GTTTGATCCAGATCGCTTTGATGATGAATCAGCAATGAAAACTTTCTCTTTGCTTGGATTTTCAGGCACACAGGAATGCCCAGAATTAAG GTTTGCATATATGGTAACCACTGTGCTTCTCAGTGTGTTGGTGAAGAGACTGCACCTACTCTCTGTAGAGGGACAAGTTATTGAAACAAAGTATGAACTGGTCACATCATCAAGGGAAGAAGCTTGGATCACTGTCACAAAGAGACATTAA